Below is a window of Oryza brachyantha chromosome 10, ObraRS2, whole genome shotgun sequence DNA.
TAGGAAGCTGTAAAAGGAGTAATCTGCCAGCAGGATTGCAACCACAACCAGATGCAAGCCTCAGCTAGTTATATAGGCTGATCTTGATCCTTGGCTGAATAGACATAAGTTTAACGATGTCATCTCAGCAACCAACATATTCTCTCAGCTATCAGATTGGTTAGTAAATAGAAATGGTCAATGGCTCAATGCCCACTTTTCTTTTCAATGCAATGCACGTAAACTACAAGCATTGAGACTCAGTGGAAAATTCTGTTTAGAAACAGAAGGACCATACTTTCAATCTTTCAACCAAGCTATTAGATAGTAACAAATCATTCAGCGAAATTCATGATCAACAGAGTTATGCAACAGAATGCCGGAATCTGTCAAATCTCGTTTTTCTCAGAAGGGTTAACTTCAAAAGCAGAAAGAACGTAAATAAGATCAGAAACATGATTAGCTGTTTACGTTTTTGTGAATAGTAGTTTCAAACGTTGTATAGTaggagtaaaaaaatatatagtttaaaaCGTTATACAAAGAAcgcaagaaaaaatatactaaattgAGTTCATCTAGTTCACAGTACGGTAGGGAGaacacattttcttttcttaccTGTTGAAATCAAAATGTACCAGCTGCATATCTTCCGATATCTCCACTTCTACTGTAGCATGAGGACGTGtctaaagggaaaaaaaagtgtCATTTAGTCTGcccttataaaaataaaaatatgatggcAGAACAGACAAAATAAACTGAGAAGTGATTGCATGAAAAGTAAAGAAAACAGAAGCAGGGAAGGGAAAGCTGTGAGAGTTGACCAAGAATGCTGCTCCTAAAACTAATTGATGGCTCTTGCCATTAGTACttcatcaaatataaattcatcAGTTTATAATTAGCTAAGAACATGCCCATGTACTGCTCCAAAATTTTGGATAATAACTATATTGGTCATAGGTCCAACCTGGTCTggcttaaaatataaaaggatTTGAACTCGGCATCCCAGCGGATCTCAATTTAGGGTACCAAAAGTGGATTGGCCAAATATTGCAAACCTTAAGTGGAAAGTGTACACTAGAAACTGGCCTGagtattttgttttgctttgttttcaCAAGGGTTGAAGTTTCACCTGCTTTACATTACTTATAGCATGTTCAGTTAATATAAAAAGGACTGAGCAAATCAGCGCAGGCAATCAAACATAGGGATTATTCTAAGCCTATATATGAAGAGTGAGGAATAACAAAGCATTTCCTTTACCTGGACCAATATAAATGGCAATGCCACTCCTCCAGAAGGAGCGTTTCCTGAACCATAAAGCTGTTCGTTTCGCTGTGCCAAGTTTTGAAGACCTACAAACTTAAATACGAAATGTCTATAAGGTCCATGGTGAGGCAACATGACagataaataaattcaaatggCCAAGTTGGaaatagctaaattttaatcagacttttaaatcatttattGGAGCTTCAAGCGACGCTATAGACATAAATCCAACAAtaactcaaaattaaattagtcaTTCATGTTTAAAACATGCTATACTTGTTCAATCCATGGTTaggaaataaaatttcaatacaTTTTCATGTACACATTTGTGGTAACAAGCATTCATGTTTTGTTGGAGACAGCGACTTTAAGGCTCATTCATTCtggagaaaaacaaaggagtTGGATTCTAAGGAATAATTCCTGAGTATCAATCGGTTTGTAGGAATGGAGTATAGGAAAACCAAAGGAAATTTTCCTTTCCTACATgttggagagagaaaacaaaggaaatTTTACATCCGCTCCAACCTCTTGGAAAAATTCCTGTGGACTGGTGTATGCATACATTCCTATTCCTCCACTTTTCCTGTTCCTATGGGTTGAAATTACTCCAAACCAAATCGGTTCTTAATGTTCTATGCCATTGTTGTCTATGGCCAGCAATGAAAAGAGCTAACGCACActaaatttcatatttatgtAAAGCCATCAGTAATCAGCACTCTCCAATGTAGATACTCTAGCAGAACCCATACAGCTGTTGGAAATTGTTTAATCGATCAAAAATGTACTGATATGTGACcatcttttgcttttgtttctgATACAATATGCAtcaaaaaaatgagaaaagaagAGTTTTTCACTTTGCCTAAGCTTGCCTCAATTTTTTTGCTAACTTGTCTAAGTTGTGGCCAACAAAATTTGAGCCACACTTTAGCTAGCACGAACCACTATTGACACACTTTTTTTGTCTCACTGACATGTAGGGCCTACGTAATGGACAAAGAATCTTGTCACAAGTGTGGCTGTGAACCAAACAATCGCCCAACTTAATCAAACTTGCCTAATTTGAGGTGTTGCAACCTTAGGCAATTTGTGGAAGCCATCAAACAGCCCCTAACAGGGGAGACCTTTCCCTGCCCATTGTCCATTGGTAGTGATGAATTAACCATCAAAGGCAGagttaaagtttttatactattttagCTTTAAGAATAATGTCTTAATGAAATTACTTATCATCACAGCACAACTCAACAAGGAAGATCCTGTGCTAAGAACCTTAGTAGATGGATTAATCATGCTGCATCCTCTAGCTATTCATAAGATTAGATGGAAGAAAATATCCTTACTTGATCTTGTAATTCCTGCAAATATGCATTTTTCTTGTCAATCCTACCTTTCAGTCCAAATATCTGCGCCTGTAAAATGTGTAGAAATTTATCAAGGAAGTGGCCAAGAAGAAAGAATGTGAGTAAATAGAGGATTAGATGCAAGAAGATAACCTTCAAATCGTCAACATCATTCATACTTGTACGAGGCAAGCCCTTCCACtgaatttcctttttatctttAGATATAATATCCATAGCCATCAGGACATTCAGTGCATCATAAACCCTTCGccgtatatttttttcatcaaatggTTGCTGTATCGTATTTAGAGAATCAGCACTACAGATAAAATAGCATACAAGTGACCAAGGAGAGTAGTCATATTTCTTAACTGCGTTAGTGTTATCAGGATCCGGTGATACAAAACTACTACTGTTGGGATCTGCAAACTCAGCTACAAGTTCATCTGCCACCTGAAAAAGACAGTCCGTACACATATTgtctaaaaagaaataaaaaataaaaaggaaccAAACCATTGCTGTCAACAAGACCAGTTAATACATTTTAGTACTGCAGAATCACCCTATATAGCACGAGCAACCACTTAAGATATACTGGGCCACTGGACATTGCCAAGCAATCCAACACCTAAGATATACTGGATAATTAGATTCAATTTTCACCAAACAAAATGAACATCCTTTGGCTTGGCTTCATGTTTAAGAAAGTGTAGAAAAGATGAGATAAAACAGTGAAGCTGATTTTCAGACTTTGGGATAAGGTAGATGCAACAGCCAGTGCAAATACCCCCTAAACAGCTAGCACCTTTTATAATACTTGCATGTAACCATGTCAAAAATAAGACAGGTACAGTCTACACATACATACCTCATTGTAGGTTGTTCTCCCTTTGCTTTCGACTTTCTCACAAACTGGTTAGAACAAATGAAACACTCTATTACAACTGATACCACTATCTCTTGGGGAAGTAAAACTCGCTAAAATGTTGCtctcaaatagaaaaataaattcaaagcTGAATGGAAATTATTGAGCAACCAATGCTTTTGCAGTAGTTGCATTTAAAAGATTATACTCCCTTGGGCTTTTatgtttgacgtcattgaaTTTTTTACCTACGTTTCATCATTAATcttattccaaaaataatgtaataatcatttatttcaTTGTGATTTGCTTTATCATTAAAGacactttaagcatgacttatatttttacatatttgcataattttttttgaataaaacgaatggtcacaCATATgtccaaaagtcaacaacgtaAAACATACAAAACTAGAGAGTGGTACGCAATTTCTATCAATTGCCTATTTGCCTTGAGGTTATGTTCTATGTGAATCAACATGTAGATGAACATCACAAACATATTAGTGAGCTATTCCAACATCACGAATGCATTAGTCAGCTATTCCATTCACCTTTCATACTGAATTGGCGCAATCCGCGACCACCCTTCTCAGGCCCTGTTGCACGTGTCCCAGGtcccctttttttcttcttgctgCATCACAAAAAGGAGAGGCATCTCTTCATCACAAGTGTGCTATGAATTG
It encodes the following:
- the LOC102721774 gene encoding transcription factor-like protein DPB isoform X1, whose protein sequence is MAGSAAHSASTSGGGGGSEGGSPSGHAAPGKQGAAASASASTPASETTVARRLDGLDIQGDDAPSSQATTSKKKKRGPGTRATGPEKGGRGLRQFSMKVCEKVESKGRTTYNEVADELVAEFADPNSSSFVSPDPDNTNAQPFDEKNIRRRVYDALNVLMAMDIISKDKKEIQWKGLPRTSMNDVDDLKAQIFGLKGRIDKKNAYLQELQDQFVGLQNLAQRNEQLYGSGNAPSGGVALPFILVQTRPHATVEVEISEDMQLVHFDFNSTPFELHDDSFVLKALGFSGKEPNGAEDQVANGGECSSTPNIYHQSPQVARPNGVRLPTSPPIPGILKGRVKHEH
- the LOC102721774 gene encoding transcription factor-like protein DPB isoform X2, with product MVARMALCKKKKRGPGTRATGPEKGGRGLRQFSMKVCEKVESKGRTTYNEVADELVAEFADPNSSSFVSPDPDNTNAQPFDEKNIRRRVYDALNVLMAMDIISKDKKEIQWKGLPRTSMNDVDDLKAQIFGLKGRIDKKNAYLQELQDQFVGLQNLAQRNEQLYGSGNAPSGGVALPFILVQTRPHATVEVEISEDMQLVHFDFNSTPFELHDDSFVLKALGFSGKEPNGAEDQVANGGECSSTPNIYHQSPQVARPNGVRLPTSPPIPGILKGRVKHEH